Genomic window (Rosa chinensis cultivar Old Blush chromosome 6, RchiOBHm-V2, whole genome shotgun sequence):
TGATCATTACGTACTTTTCCACGGTTTGTGACTAGTAGTTGGTGAAATAAGTGCAGATTGGTAATATGTTATTGAATCTAATCAGCTGCTCTTATATAAGTTTTGACATTCTTCCtttctgttattttttgttttttttttttccaacacaATAATGTCTCTAGGTTCATATGATCATTTTAAATTTGTACAACAATGGCCACCGGCCGTCTGTGATACGTCTGGCTGCAAGAGATCGGGGTTATCACGCTTCACGATCCATGGCCTTTGGCCAAATAATAAAACGTATGTGAAAAATCAACCGACTTGTCTTACCAATCGGGCCAACTCAATTAAGGCTACGGTAATGCATTGACTTGCTCTTAATCAATTTTTTACTTATCTTTTCACAATGTATTTAGTGTGTTATTTCTACTTcttccattttttattttatttatttatttatttatttatttttacctAGATACTCACTAGTTCGAATTTGGTAAGCAAGCTGAGCACCTCTTGGCCCGATGTGAAAAATGCAAATGATAATGATTTTTGGAACAAACAATGGGACAAGCATGGCACATGTTCCTTGCAGACATACGACCAAGCACAATACTTCGAGCGGTCATACAACATGTGGAAAGAAACCAACCTGACAAAAACCTTGGATAGCCTCATCAAACAGACACCGAGACAACAGAACGTCACAGATATAGAACAACTCATTCAAGGAGTAACTGCAACTGAAAAGAAACCCCTCCTCCGTTGTGAACAATCTCATAGTAATGCCAGTAAGTCTCTCTTGAAAGAGATTGTCATTTGCTATGCACACAACGGGATTACTGTGATCGATTGCGTCAGTcgaccaaaatccaccttcgaatGCTATGACGGATTTTGGTTTCCTTGACAGTCTTTTAGGTTATTATGTGAAATCAATCAATATCTCAAGTAACTTTAAAGCATGaacaatataaaataataaatttgcAATATCCATTTCACATCTCAATACGCATCTTAGAAATACTTATTTTTAGCTCATAGAAACTAGGGTTGGGATTGGGCCGAGCCCGTGTAAAATTTGTGGGCCCGGGTTATGACCATTTTTTTTCTGGCCAGGCCCAATtaatgagtttttatttttaggaccgAGTCAGGCCCGAACTGATTTTTACGGGCTGGGTTTTCCtggctttcgggcccaaaaacctGATTAGggggaagaaaacaaaaaacagctAACTGATAAAGTGAAACAAAATGAACAAGAACAAGTTGTCCAAACTTCCAGTTTTCCACATTCCAACAATTCAAGTGaaacaaaatgaacaaaaacaagTTCCAAGCTTCCAGTTTTCCACATTCCAACAATTCAAAGTCCAACTGAACAAGATCCACATTCCAACATAACAAATTGCAGATTAAAATCTTCCAAGTTTCAAATAAACAACTTCATAATCAAATAGTCCCAACTCCCaaataaagtaaaaaacaaGTTCCAAACATTGTAGAATGCTAAAGCAAACATAACCAGCAATAATGGATTAAAATTGCAAATGGACAGATCCACGGAATTCTAGGTTGCAGCTCCTTAATTGAGTTCATTCATTCCAACAGCCGAATTTCAGTATCTTCCAACAGTGAGTTCATTGAGCTTGGACAGAAGGCTTGTTCCCTGCAATTCGAAAACATGACCAGCAGCAATTCAAAAATGTGACCAGCCATTCAAAAACATGACcaacaattacaaaaaaaaaaaataaataaaataaaataaaaggagcaAGATTTATAGAAAGAGGGAGAGATTGGAGGTATGCGTACCACGGTGGTGGTGTTGTCCTCCACGTCGAATAACAGCACTGTAGACCTTCCAGGTGATAGTAGAAGGTGCAAACCTTGACCTTCCCCGAATCCCTGCAGCCAAAATTGACAGCAGACGTTCCTCGCATACCAATCTTCTCACGAAGTCACGACCATGAAAGATTGAAAGGAAATCGCATCAATTTGGGATATTGGAAGAGGTGGTTTCGAATTCAATCCCAATAATGAAGTACAAAGAGAAGGTTTTACTTACAGTGGGACGGAGAGATCGAACCGGCAAGGGTGGGTCAGCGGTAGAAGCGGCGATAGGGTGGGTCCAAGGACCAAAATATagagtttcgaggaaatatcgatagtcccgaaaatggaaatattgagaatatatcgatttcggtaaataatcaagaaaaatgatggaaatttgaagaaaaacatggaaattttaagtgaaacttttagataggtttattttatcaattgtctgctatatatagaaagaaaatcttgaataaaccttgttatatagtaatttgtaataatttaagataaaacggtaaatgctgaatcgccgataactctgaaatttttttaaataaacatctaattttttttttatggctagaAACCCAATGGGAGGCTAAGCCATCACGCCTCATATACATTTTTTGTACTTATCATAAATTACACCTTGAATTACATGAGTAACTTAGAATCACGTAGAAGACCTATGAGGTACAAGGTATGAAGATTATTTGGTGCAAGGTATGAAGATTATTTTAAACTATTTATAGAAGTTATAATTTGAAATGTTGTTGTAAAATATTTGAacatttagtaaaaaaaaaaaaaattcaatatagTAATTAAGTTTTCAAGTTAGTTATTGATTGGACGTGTATCTAAGTTTTCAGATTCGTaggcaaatgaatatatattagaatgttGTGATTAATACATAAAGGTTTGTGCAGCAGAGTTAGCAAACCCTCTCAAAGGGTAGTGGGATGACTAAGGTTCGATCTTTGGTGTTGTTGTTGGTTTTTTGGATTGAATTTTATGCCAACTACTCATCCACCACACGTGTTGGGCCCACGGAGATTGACTTTGCATGTGAGAATTGTTGGTGGAGATGGAATGTATGGGGAAATTTTGGGAAATATCGAAAATTTCGGGaaatatcggaaatatcgggaAATATCGAAAATTTCGACCGAAATTGTCATGGTATGCTATGAATATATCGGGcctccaaaaaaacaaaaatttcggCGAAATTTTGCCGATTTTTTCGATTTTTCAGTCCTTGGGTGGGTCGGTGGTTCAACAAAAATGGTggccgagagagagagtgagtcgaAGAGAGGCTAAGTCATTGAGACTGAGAGGTTACTTGGTTAGCTAGGGTTAAGTGACTTAGGTCTTTAGTTGGGTTAGGAATCGCCTGTGCACACATATTGTAAGCCTAAATATCAATTGAAGTGCTGGTGGGCTATGTCTAGCACCTTGTTGTTGGCTATCGTCAGTTGAAGTGCTTCTCAGAGGATGCTGTTTTGTTTGGCCATATTATCCATCTATTTGAGAGCCTGGTGTTCAGCCTCTGTTGTGCTCACTCCAGGGCCAATCTAGAGTGCCGTGGCAAGGTTTGTAGTTGCCGCCATGACCATGGAGGTCCCTCTGTTGGGGTTGAGGAAGTAGAGGGTGCAATAGACCTCTCATGGCCAATCCTCGTCATTTGTGTTGGGGGTGCTGTTAGTCATTGGTAAAGTGTGGTGTCCTGCCAGCAAGGATCAGAGGGAAATCCTTCTAGCACCAAATTTTTCTATTGATTAGATGGGTGTGGCCTAATCCATCAGAATCACGGATGTCGTGCTACTATAGCTCTCGGTCTCGTTTATCTGTAAAACAAACAAAGGTCAAAGGGAAGACCGGCTATGCGGGCCTTCGACGCTCCGATGCCTAAATCAGTATCATTATAAGACAaagataatggaaagcgatagtaaacagttacctctttaggGTGTTGGAGATGACCTACTTGTAGAGGATTTGGAGGGATGTGGTTCCCTTGCTTCCAATGTGGGATGCTTGGGTTCCCAATACCACCCTAAAGGGTATTACGACCCCCGTTTGGGAGTATCCTTGTTACTCTTTTGTAGGTAGATGAGCCTTGTGCTTATGATATTTGTGTCTGGGAGGTATATATACCAACATTCAACTCAacgattttgaattttttataaatgaacTCAATATCAATAATATTAAAGAACAAAGTTATCACAAGTATAAAAAAATCTAATACCTTGATAATTATTCCACAAAGAACTGAGCAATGAATTATGTTTGATTTAAATAACAATCTTCATTGCAAGATCAAAATTCAACAAAGGAAGTGACTTTGGAATATTTCAAGTTTGGAAGAATGGTTCAACAAAGGAAGTAACTTTGGATAGGAGTCTCATCCAACCATAAATCATCAATAGAAAATAAACTAGCAAGGTGAGCATGTCTATCTACAACACAATTTGCTTCATGGAAAGCATGCTGGATTCTAACTAATTGAAAAGCAGTCATATAATCTTTATAATCATCTAAAAACCTGACTTACCACCGAAAAATTCTTTTCCACACTTTTGAGAGCAGCTATCAAAATGATAGAGTCGCTTTCAATACATATTTTCAACTAACCTTGGTGAATACCATGTAGAAGACAGGCCCTACACGCCTCAGCTTTTATATTTAAGACCTAGTTTGCACGTAGATGACATCATATGATGTCATCAAATGATAAGAGGATCAGGGGCGGAACTGTGTAAAGGCCTGCAGGGGTCTGGACCCCCCCTACAATTATTGCATAATCAGTCTTACTAGCTAATATAACCATATAAGATGAGGAGAACTGTGTTAATTCATATGATTggaccccccccccctaaaaaaATCTCAGCCCACAGCTTCACAATGTAATCCTACATAAGTTAAAACTGAACAAAAAGAGGAAACTTATTTTGGTTGGTTAGTTCGACCAAAATACATGAAATGTTCCAAGTACAGTAAACTTCCCCACCGTTGCTTAGGGTTTGAAAGGTAAGTTTAAAGAGAAAAAAGCAAACAATAATCATATTTGATTCGCTATTAATTTCTAAGTTTTTTTTGGCGTTAAAATGAATTTCGTTTTTTTTACTGTTGAATATTTAATTGTGGTTATGGGACATATTCAATAAATTTTTCTTAATGATGAAATACTTTACATGATAGGGTACTTTTGATTAAAGAACTCTTttaattttccaaaacaaaaagaCTATCAAAATTACTGTTATACGTGTAAATTTAGTTTATAACTGGACCCCCCCCCCAAGATacaaatcctggttccgcccctgAAGAGGATAGAAATGTTGTATTCATTGTTATCCATGTAGATGTTGATCTTAGTTCTGTTTTGAGTAAACATCGTTGGTATGatcaattttaattaaaaaaataagataCACCTAAATACATAGCACTAAATTGATTCATTGCATAATTCCATCTATGATGTAATCAATGAAGCAGACACGGGAAAAAATATAAAGTTACGGATGCTTTGACAAATGTAGGCTTAACTTCTCCTGATTTGGCTCGTTGGTATTCAATACCGTTTCCTTATTGATCTTTGTAGTTCGGGTCAACTTGGCATACCACATTTGTTTTCTTCACAATTGTTGGCTAGacttaagagcaactccaatagcttccctataatttctgtataatagagaagcaaaagtcaaaactttagcatatttttcttttccaactccaacagattctctattttacagcaatctctaaaatctccatattcttccttaaattttagagattgctgtaaatataggaaatttggttttctctttcctcactttctctaaaatagggataattatagggaatctgttggagcaaaagagactcattttttcctaaagtagagaaaaatcaaaatttggggaagctgttggagttgctctaagtctATTTGTACGTCCGTCATTGGAGGCCTCATATAAAAATAGGCAACTCTGCAAGTGTTGTGTGGCTGCAAAATGAGGTGAAACttgaaatattatttatttattttggttagTTCTCACCCTCAATGTATTTTGGCCTTCCATATTAGAATTTTCTGACCCCAGGATTGGGTCAGAGCATAtgcctcctcctctctctcccaGCCTTGGCTTAATTGGGACTTGACCCGCCTcaattttgtcttttttctcATCTATTTATCGTATTATGGatctatttctttctctttacaTATTGTACTAAACTATAAGTGAAAGTAGAAAGAGGAAAAGAGGAAAACGGAGGAGAAATGGCGCAGTCTTCCAAATTGGTGGAAGAGATGGTCGCACAATTCCTGTCGAGATTACCATCTAAAGCATTGATCCGATTCAAATGCATTCGTAAGTCGTGGTACAATCTTATAAATAGTCCAAGTTTCGTGGACCAGAATCGTTTTAATTCCATGAACAACAAATTCACCTCTTCCACTTGCATCATTACCAAGCATACTGTTCTCAAGGATAGTAGCATTACAGATAGGAATGAAATTTCTAATATCCTTGTGTATGGAAACAATGATAAGAAGCAAACTTTGCTTTCATCACTTACTCTTTGCGACAATCTTGATGGTGATGACCAAGAGCTTTATTGTATTATTGAGGACGACCTTATTGTTCCTTTTCCTCTATGTAGAAATTCCTATAATTTTTATATTGTAGGTCATTGTGATGGGATTATTTGTCTTAGTTCATTTCTTTGCGATGACAGGGATATTGCTTTATGCAACCCTTCAATCAAGGAATTCAATCATCTCCCAAAATCCTGTATTCATCTCCCCCCCAAAGATGAAGATGATTATGTACATGAATGTCACGTGGGATTTGGCTATGATTCCAAAGCCAAGGTTTACAAGGTTGTTAGAATTGTCGATTTTTCTTCGTCACATCGTCCAAGAGTAGAGGTGTACACCTTAGGTGCAGATTGTTGGAGAGAGATCAAGGCATTTGTACTGGGAAATATCTGTTGCCAACGTTCTTTACATACGCACTTTAAGGGAGTTTATTATTGGAGTGGGTTTACTTATATTACGACAGAGCTACAGTTAGTCTTATTTGCATTCGACATGAGTGATGAGCTATTTTATTTGGTATATCCACCGGAGGCTGCATTTGGAAGTGACTGGAATCTTGCTGTGTGGAAAGAATCCCTTCTTCTTATCACCCATAGAGAAGAAGCTCCTAAATGTTTCGATTTATGGCTAAATGAAGACTCTGATTTTTTGAAAGGTTCATGGACAAAATACTTCACTATCAAACCTATAGAAGTTGATATTCCGTTAGTATTTTGGAAGAGTAACGAGATTCTTATGGTGAATGTTGATCGACGTATAGTTTCCTATAACCTTGATACCCAAACGCTCAAGTGTCTGCCGATTCATGGAGCGGAAGATCCTATATGTATTTATGCTATTAATTATGTAAATAGCATTATTTCAGTAAAGAGAAACAATAAACTCGAGTAGTCGAGTGTGTTGAAACTTATATCtgataaaataataattatacTGGTAGAGgccaacaaaataaaattaattgcaGGAGAAGAATTATTGTGAAATCTGTTAGTACAAATCAATATTagttaagaagaagaaaaccttTAATTGATGGTAAATGTGCGTATATTTTATCATAACACTAATATTTGAGTATATCAATACAACGTCGCAACAGTGTCTGAGATGCGGGGTATACTATGCAAGTCTATAGTGCTTCTCTAGAACTTCGATGCACTCCACTTCATGTGAAATCCGACCCAGTTATATTTTCATTCAATTTGTTAAATTAAACATTTGAGATTGAAGCACACTCATATTCTATAGTATCAAGAATGTACACAGTCAATAGCTCACCAAATTATACTCAATAACTATTAGATTCATTGTAAAAAAATTCATGATTTACTCCAAAATAATCTCAGTAAATTACATTGCTCATCAGAGCAATCCAAACTGTACCCTACATCTCCTAAATGTTTCGATTTATGGCTAAATGAAGACTCTGATTTTTTGAAAGGTTCATGGACAAAATCCTATCAAACCTATAGAAGTTGATATTCTGTTAGTATTTTGGAAGAGTAATAAGATTCGTATGGTGAATGTTGATCGACATATAGTATCCTATAATCTTTATACATATCCAAACGCTCAAGTGTCTCCTGATTCATTAAGCGGAAGATCCTACATTTATTTATGCCATTAATTATGTAGATAGCATTATTTCAGTAAAGAAAGACGATAAACTCGAGTGCATGAAAACTTATATCTAGGAAAATAGTTATTGATTTATGTACTGGTAGTGgccaacaaaataataataataaatttatgTAGCAGAAGAgttgttgtgaacttgtgataTCTGCTACTGCTAGTGCAAATCAAtattagtgaagaagaagaaaaccttTAATTTAAGTCAATTGTGCGTATTTCTTAAGTAGTGTTATGGTATTTGAGTAAATCAATACAACGTCACAACAGTGTATGAGATGCGTGGTATACTATTCAAGTCTGAAGTGCTTCTCTAGAACTTCAATGCTCTCCGCTTGAAATCATTCACCCGGTTATATTTTTATTCAATTGGTTAACCAATTGAATATTCGAGATTGAAGAACACTcgaattcttctttttcttttttcttttttttttaaagggagtttggaacccagcctaactaGGATGCTCAGCCCCATGTccgttattattattaatagaaGAAGGATGATTGTAAAGCGAATGTCTCCCATTACCTACGCCTCAAGTAGTAGTATAAGAATCCTTATAGAGTACATCTTGGATAATCACATGAGTCTTATCTAACCAATAATCATCTAAGTAAGAAACACTAGCAAGATGCGCCAATCTATGGGTTACACCATTTGCTTGCTTTACGATAAATAGGttgtaaagaaaaagaaggaatagCATTCATATATGTATGCCTTACAATCTTCAACAATGCAACCTACCTCAGAGAAATCCTTCATGCTTCCATTAAGTGCATTAACCACCGCAACACAATCGGTCTCAATGTTGACCTCTGTCATGCCTTGGTGAATAATTAGAAGGAGCCTTGCTCTCATAACCTCACACTCCATATGGAATGCAGATCTAACCCGGGAAAAAGGACGTGCAATTGCACCTAAACACACACCAAACTCATCTCGGATGATTGCCCCGATTCCACCTTGACCCGTAGCCGCTAAAAAAGCATTGTATTCTAAAGCATCATAAATGTTCACATGGTTAGTAATTGATCAAATTATACTCAATTACTATTAGATTCATTGTAAAAAATTCATGAGTTACACCACAATAATCTCAGTAAATTACACTTCTAATCAGAGCAATACAAATTACAAAAGATGAAAAAACTGACTTTCAATGtagattgaaatttgaatatgcacaagtatgTGTGACTCGTCTTTCAATGGCTTGGACCTCTCTTTTGGCAACAATGGATGTGACTAATGTGGAATGGAAGAGTTTTTGGCCACACAAAAGAGACCTGGTGCAACATAATGGAAGGCATAAGATGAAGGtgtaaaaaccatatacatgctcacaacatatgcacacaatcataaaagggatcaaggcttaccttcagcaatcactggcatggattccatcttatgcagctgctAAACTTgatcactgaatatggtcttctgttactaatcaacttgcttctcaatggacagaacttatGCAAATAACGtgggtagtaatcagggaccaattcatctgtatatatatgagacttaaacctcaagaagcttcccattaaagcattccttgtcggtttaggtttcattgttagattcctaatgtatcacaatcttgtagcctttcttgtagactaagcaataggattacttaccttaatgaatagatacactcttccattaagttacaagtattgatttacagtttgtatccatgttaaactaggtttgacatttagctaatcatcaattactttatgatgatatgtgttaagtaCATATTTCATCTAACAATCTCCCttttggactcacacatatcatactcgatgatttgcaccagagaacatcaaaacctacttaacttactgaagtgctcGCCAGATGacaaactcaaattgaaaatccattccaacatagtcagatcacagttacttatgcagagcaagaaacagtatacattttaacaaaaatgcagagtttcaaaaccacaaacacaagctcctgcaatccacatatgtcaaaccagaagtgatacagtatatgttaatgtgtatcaacaagtaaacatatattaggtcctactttatgtttctaaaaccagaaactcaagcaaatttactgaacactgatggcttaaaattattgcttgaaccttaacatcatgctatacatgatttaagccatctgatagcaagtatgatattcaaaacaagatgataatttccaaaacaaaacaataaagctgcagcaaaatcataactggaaatacctcaaaattttattgataataaaaacagtcattacaaataagttgtgataaacaaaaataaaagatcacaactaaaacacaagaactcaaaaagccttagaattttaaatgctccaactggactaactctctactgaacctaagcatctaaattagctaaaattccaatgcttgctgtatgcttctggaatgcaaccactgacaatgccttggtgaaaggatctgctagctgtgaatttgtgtcaatactcaaaacagctatttcaccatgctttactctttctctaacactgtaatactttagatcaatatgcttggaattatttgaccttttactgttcttgctaaagaaaattgcagcctcattgtcacaataaatcacaagtgtgcccgccacaatgtgactcaatactttggtttgcatgagaaaattcctaatccaaagtccttcacacacagtttcatatactgcaataaattctgcttgcatagtagaagttgaaacaagagtttgcttcatggttttccaagcaatagcgcctcctgcaagcatgaacacatatccacaagtcgacttcttagagtctggataattccatgcaaaatccgagtctgagaatccaatgagtttcagatcctccacttgcctataaattagcatgtgacttttagttctctgcaggtatctcaacactttcttcccagctacccaatgttcatggcctggattagattggaatctcgACAAAATCCCTattgcaaaagacaagtctggcctagtgcagacttgtgcatacatgagacttcctacaagtctggcataaagttttgactctatattttctttctcaacatcacttttgggactttgcttcttagttagcttatctcctttggacatggggacttctccagctgcacacttctccataccaaatctctttagaattttgataacataattctgttgagacaaaccaagtagtctatgtgccctatctcttttaatctcaatacctagtacatatgatgcttctcctaagtctttcatgtcaaaattccttgacagaaaactcttggtatctttaagcaatttaatgttactgctagccaaaagtatatcatccacatagagtaccagaaaaataaaattgttcccaactgttttcaaataaacacactcatcaacaagattttctgtaaatctaaaagtagaaatcacataatcaaatttcttgtaccactatCTAAAAGcttgtttaaggccataaattgattttcttaacttacatactaagttttcacttctagcttgtacaaacccttctggctgcctcatataaatcacttcatctagttcaccattcaagaaagctgttttaacatccatctggtgcagctccatatcaaaatgagccattaaagccatgattatcctaaacgagtcttttgtagaaactggagaaaaagtctcagtaaaggcaatgccctccttctgtgtaaaactcttggcaactaatcttgctttatgtctctctacattgccattttcatctcttttggttttgaaaacccatttacaacctataggcttctggttgggatcaggttcaactaattctcAAACtccattttgactcatggaattaatttctgcttccattgcttgctgccattgatgagattcactactttcaatggcctgattaaatgtagttggatcattgtcctctgcacagtccatttcaatttctgcttcttgcaaataaacaatgtagtcactctcttcccccccccccccaataagttggttttcttgctctctgtgatcttctaggctgagtgactggaggattttgaggttcacttacttgaccagttactggctagttacttgaccaggtacagttacttggtcagttacatggtcagttacttgaccagttacagttacttggttagttacttgaccagttacaggtacttgatcagttacttgaccagttacaggtacttgatcaattacttgaccagttgacaggtacttgatcagttacttggtcagttactcgaccagtgacttgatcagttacatcttgttctaaaggcaatgctacacttatattctcatctgacacaatttcatcaaaatcagaggttaaatcctcaaggtttgtactgtgaactttttcacttagaaactttacttgatgtgtttcaaaaattctaggtgaatgatgagcagaatataatttatagcctttagatttatctggataacctataaaatagcaactaacagttttggggtcaagtttattcaagcttggattataaatcctagtttctgcatgacatccccaaacatgcactatgccaaaaaggccttcagacgacaaaactgttctgtcgtctgaacgaacaaaaatgtgtcgtctagtacggtgtcgtctcttgggggcatcagacgacagaagtgttctgtcgtctgaaaaatcagacgacataaaaaaataaaagtcttgtgttgtctgatgagttttgcattttgggaacatt
Coding sequences:
- the LOC112171624 gene encoding ribonuclease MC, with amino-acid sequence MCTGSYDHFKFVQQWPPAVCDTSGCKRSGLSRFTIHGLWPNNKTYVKNQPTCLTNRANSIKATILTSSNLVSKLSTSWPDVKNANDNDFWNKQWDKHGTCSLQTYDQAQYFERSYNMWKETNLTKTLDSLIKQTPRQQNVTDIEQLIQGVTATEKKPLLRCEQSHSNASKSLLKEIVICYAHNGITVIDCVSRPKSTFECYDGFWFP
- the LOC121049646 gene encoding F-box/kelch-repeat protein At3g06240-like codes for the protein MHSDIALCNPSIKEFNHLPKSCIHLPPKDEDDYVHECHVGFGYDSKAKVYKVVRIVDFSSSHRPRVEVYTLGADCWREIKAFVLGNICCQRSLHTHFKGVYYWSGFTYITTELQLVLFAFDMSDELFYLVYPPEAAFGSDWNLAVWKESLLLITHREEAPKCFDLWLNEDSDFLKGSWTKYFTIKPIEVDIPLVFWKSNEILMVNVDRRIVSYNLDTQTLKCLPIHGAEDPICIYAINYVNSIISVKRNNKLE